One segment of Eschrichtius robustus isolate mEscRob2 chromosome 3, mEscRob2.pri, whole genome shotgun sequence DNA contains the following:
- the TMEM269 gene encoding transmembrane protein 269: protein MNEFSWKDVASALSLANMILGLFSIFCSFCKKSPCASWMLLVSFLLDMAIGAMTRHLNICSTSGAKLNDFAVFTTFGLASALLLGMDGPLNGFLAIIYVLAISVHLCFYSTGIPFTYKGLPCPYASCVLASTSLLTKGNTFILSCMASLMILFMMDQSYYPHDEILESENWKKMVYLGGVILVFLSPLSLTAFYCLMWSLSYIFFPDALWGKAACLNLQHRRY, encoded by the exons ATGAATGAATTTTCCTGGAAGGATGTTGCCAGTGCCTTGTCCCTGGCCAACATGATCCTGGGGCTCTTCTCCATCTTCTGCAGCTTCTGCAA GAAGTCCCCATGTGCCTCCTGGATGCTTTTGGTCAGCTTTCTATTAGACATGGCTATCGGGGCAATGACCAGACACCTCAACATCTGCTCCACATCGG GAGCCAAGCTGAATGACTTTGCTGTCTTCACCACCTTTGGCCTGGCCTCAGCCCTGCTTCTAGGCATGGATGGGCCTCTGAACGGGTTCCTGGCCATCATCTATGTGTTGGCTATTTCAGTCCACCTCTGTTTTTATTCAACTG GCATTCCCTTCACATACAAGGGCCTACCCTGCCCCTATGCTTCCTGTGTTTTGGCCTCCACCTCCCTCCTGACCAAAGGCAACACATTCATTCTCTCTTGCATGGCCTCACTCATGATACTATTCATGATGGACCAGAGCTACTACCCACATGACGAAATCCTGGAGTCtgagaactggaaaaaaatggtCTATCTGGGAG GTGTCATCCTGGTGTTTTTGTCTCCACTGTCGCTAACTGCTTTTTACTGCCTGATGTGGTCACTCTCCTACATCTTCTTTCCGGATGCTCTGTGGGGCAAGGCAGCGTGTCTTAACCTGCAGCACCGAAGATATTAA
- the C3H1orf50 gene encoding uncharacterized protein C1orf50 homolog isoform X1: protein MEDGATPGTTQGVIENQGVLSAAGWGGALVELTPTPGGLALVSPYHTHRVGDPLDLVALAEQVQKANEFVRANATNKLTVIAEQIEHLQEQARKVLEDARRDADLHHVACNIVKKPGNIYYLYKRESGQRYFSIISPKEWGTGCPHDFLGAYKLQHDLSWTPYEDAEKQDAKISIVNKLLSQPVALPSSTEPSFQGFTSTESGL, encoded by the exons ATGGAAGACGGTGCAACGCCCGGGACGACCCAGGGAGTCATAGAAAACCAAGGAGTTCTGTCGGCGGCAGGTTGGGGAG GAGCCCTGGTGGAGCTCACCCCGACCCCCGGCGGCCTGGCCCTGGTGAGCCCCTACCACACCCACCGGGTCGGAGACCCCTTAGACCTCGTGGCGCTCGCAGAGCAGGTGCAGAAG GCTAATGAATTTGTCAGAGCAAATGCCACCAACAAGCTGACAGTCATAGCTGAGCAAATCGAACATTTGCAAGAACAAGCCAGGAAG GTATTGGAGGATGCTCGCAGAGATGCTGACTTGCACCATGTAGCTTGTAATATAGTGAAAAAACCTGGCAACATTTACTACCTTTATAAACGGGAGAGTGGTCAGCGgtatttttccattatttctcCAAAG GAATGGGGGACAGGTTGTCCACATGACTTCCTTGGTGCCTACAAGCTACAGCATGACTTGTCCTGGACTCCGTATGAGGACGCTGAGAAGCAGGATGCTAAAATCAGCATCGTGAACAAGTTGCTAAGCCAGCCAGTGGCTCTGCCTTCAAGCACTGAACCCAGCTTCCAGGGCTTCACTTCCACTGAGAGTGGACTCTGA
- the C3H1orf50 gene encoding uncharacterized protein C1orf50 homolog isoform X2, whose translation MEDGATPGTTQGVIENQGVLSAAGALVELTPTPGGLALVSPYHTHRVGDPLDLVALAEQVQKANEFVRANATNKLTVIAEQIEHLQEQARKVLEDARRDADLHHVACNIVKKPGNIYYLYKRESGQRYFSIISPKEWGTGCPHDFLGAYKLQHDLSWTPYEDAEKQDAKISIVNKLLSQPVALPSSTEPSFQGFTSTESGL comes from the exons ATGGAAGACGGTGCAACGCCCGGGACGACCCAGGGAGTCATAGAAAACCAAGGAGTTCTGTCGGCGGCAG GAGCCCTGGTGGAGCTCACCCCGACCCCCGGCGGCCTGGCCCTGGTGAGCCCCTACCACACCCACCGGGTCGGAGACCCCTTAGACCTCGTGGCGCTCGCAGAGCAGGTGCAGAAG GCTAATGAATTTGTCAGAGCAAATGCCACCAACAAGCTGACAGTCATAGCTGAGCAAATCGAACATTTGCAAGAACAAGCCAGGAAG GTATTGGAGGATGCTCGCAGAGATGCTGACTTGCACCATGTAGCTTGTAATATAGTGAAAAAACCTGGCAACATTTACTACCTTTATAAACGGGAGAGTGGTCAGCGgtatttttccattatttctcCAAAG GAATGGGGGACAGGTTGTCCACATGACTTCCTTGGTGCCTACAAGCTACAGCATGACTTGTCCTGGACTCCGTATGAGGACGCTGAGAAGCAGGATGCTAAAATCAGCATCGTGAACAAGTTGCTAAGCCAGCCAGTGGCTCTGCCTTCAAGCACTGAACCCAGCTTCCAGGGCTTCACTTCCACTGAGAGTGGACTCTGA
- the SVBP gene encoding small vasohibin-binding protein yields the protein MDPPARKEKSKVKEAVSRVEKAKQKSAQQELKQRQRAEIYALNRVMTELEQQQFDEFCKQMQPPGE from the exons ATGGATCCACCTGCACGTAAAGAAAAATCCAAAGTTAAAGAGGCCGTCAGCAGAGTTGAGAAGGCCAAGCAGAAATCAGCCCAGCAGGAGCTGAAGCAAAGACAGAGAGCAGAG ATCTATGCCCTCAACAGAGTCATGACAGAACTGGAGCAGCAGCAGTTTGATGAGTTCTGTAAACAGATGCAGCCTCCTGGAGAGTGA